The Saccharothrix violaceirubra genome segment CTGTACGGGGTCGGCGTCGGACCCGGCGACCCGGAACTGGTGACCGTCAAGGCGGCCCGGCTGATCCGGGACGCGGACGTGGTCGTCTACCACAGCGCGCGGCACGGCCGCAGCGTCGCGCGCGGCATCGCCGAGCCCTACCTGCGCGAAGGCCAGGTCGAGGAACAGCTCGTCTACCCGGTCACGACCGAGGACAGCGACGACTACCAGGGCGAGATGGACGCGTTCTACGCCGAGTGCGCGGCCCGGCTGGCCGCACACCTGGACGCCGGACGCGACGTGGTCGTACTGGCGGCGGGCGACCCGCTCTTCTACGGCTCGTACATGCACCTGCACAAGCGGTTGGCGCACCGGTACGAGACCGAGGTCGTCCCCGGCGTCACGTCGGTGAGCGCGGGCGCGGCCGTGCTCGGCACGCCGTTGGTCGAGCGGGACGAGGTGCTCACCGTGCTGCCCGGCACGCTGCCCCCGGCCGCGCTCGTCGGGCACCTGTCCCACGGCGACCCCGTGGCGATCATGAAGCTGGGGCGGACGTTCCCGGCCGTGCGCGAGGCGTTGGAGCGCACCGGACGCCTGGACGAAGCCTGGTACGTGGAGCGCGCGACCACCGGCCGCCAGCGCACCGCGCCACTGTCCGAAGTGGATCCCGACGGCGTGCCGTACTTCTCGTTGGCACTGCTGCCCAGCGGCCCGCCGGCGCCCACGGGCGAGGGCGAGGTGGTCGTCGTCGGCCTGGGCCCGGCCGGGCCGGAGTGGCTGACGCCGCAGGCCCGCCGCGCGTTGGCCGAGGCCGACGACCTCGTGGGCTACGTGACGTACTTGGACCGCGTGCCGGTGTCGGCACGGCAACGTCGGCACGCCTCGGACAACCGGGTCGAGTCCGAACGGGCGGCGTTCGCGCTCGACCTGGCCAAGCGCGGCCGTCGGGTCGCGGTCGTGTCCTCGGGCGACCCGGGCGTGTTCGCCATGGCCAGCGCGGTGCTGGAGGTCGCGGCCGAGCCCGAGTACGCCGACGTGCCCGTGCGCGTGCTGCCCGGCCTGACCGCCGCCCACGCGGTCGCGAGCCGCGCCGGCGCACCGTTGGGCCACGACTACGCCGTGGTGTCGCTGTCGGACCGGCTCAAGCCGTGGGAGGTGATCGCCGAACGCCTGGAGGCCGCCGCACGCGCCGACCTCGTGCTCGCGCTCTACAACCCGGCTTCGCGCACCCGCACGTGGCAGGTGGCGGCGGCCCGCGACCTGCTGCTCGCGCACCGCTCGCCGGACACGCCCGTGGTGATCGGCCGGGACGTGGGCGGACCCGAGGAGACCGTGCGCGTCGTGCGGCTGGCGGACCTGGACGCGACCACGGTCGACATGCGGTGCCTGCTGATCGTGGGGTCCTCGCGGACCCGGATCTCCGCGCGCGGCACGGTGTTCACCCCGCGCCGCTACCCCCGGTGAGCCACGCGACGGCCTCGCCCACCGTGCCCACGCTCGGCGCGTCGGGCACGGGCGGGCGGCGCACGAGCACGACCGGCAGGCCGAGGTGACGGGCGGCGGCGAGCTTGGCGGCGGTCATGGCGCCGCCGCTGTCCTTGGTGACCACGACCTCGATCCCGTGTGCCCGCAACAACTCCAGCTCACCGTCCACTGTGTACGGACCACGGTCGAGCAGGACCTGGACGCCGGGCACCGGCGGGTCGGGCGGGTCGACCGTGCGGGCCACACCCGAGGCGAACGCGGCCAGCTCCTGGCGTCCGGTGGTGATGAACGCCCGCCGACCGGCCACGGCCGCCGCCGCTTCGCGCACGGAGTCGACCCAGTGCCAGTCGTCGCCGGGCACCGGCGTCCAGCCGGGTCGGCGCAGGAGCAGGAACGGCACGCCCGCCTCGCGCGTGGCGGCGAACGCGTTGGCGGTGATGCGCCCGGCGAACGGGTGGGTGGCGTCGACCACCGCGTCGACCGCCTCCCGGCGCAGGTAGGCGAGCAGTCCGGGCACGCCGCCGAACCCGCCGATCCGCACCTCGCCGACCGGCAGCCGGGGCGCGGCCACCCGACCGGCCAGCGACGACACGACCCGCAAGCCGGTCAGCGCCGCCGCGAGCGCCCGGCCCTCGCCCGTGCCACCCAGTACGAGCAGGGTCCTCATGGCCGGCGCATCCTGTCGTGGTGACCCTGCGCTTCGGGTGGACCACCGGCGCCTGCGCGACGGCGGCGACCACGGCCGCCTACACCGCGCTGCTGACCGGCGAATTCCCCGACCCGGTCGGCATCACGCTGCCCAAAGGGCGGACGCCCGAGTTCGCACTGGCCCGCGAGGAACTCCACGCGGACCGGGCGATGGCGGCGGTGGTCAAGGACGCGGGCGACGACCCGGACGTCACGCACGGCGCGCTGGTCCGCGCGACCGTCACGCACGGCGAGCCGGGCAGCGGCGTGGTGTTCCGCGCCGGGCCGGGTGTCGGCACGGTCACCAAACCCGGCCTGCCGCTGGACGTGGGCGAGCCCGCGATCAACCCGGTGCCGCGCCGGTTGATGCGCGAGCACGTGGCCCGGGTGGCGGCCGACCACGGCGGCACCGGGGACGTCGTGGTCGAGGTGTCCGTCGACCACGGCGAGGAACTGGCCAAGCGCACGTGGAACCCCCGCCTGGGCATCCTGGGCGGCCTGTCGATCCTGGGCACGACGGGCGTCGTCGTGCCGTACTCGTGCTCGGCGTGGATCGACAGCATCCGGCGCGGCGTCGACGTCGCGCGGGCCGCCGGGTACACGCACGTGGCCGGGTGCACCGGCAGCACGTCCGAGAAGGTGGCCGCCGAGCTGCACGGCCTGCCCGAGGACGCGTTGCTGGACATGGGCGACTTCGCGGGCGCGGTGCTCAAGTACCTCAAGCGGCACCCCGTGCCCCGGCTGACCATCGCGGGCGGCGTGGGCAAGCTGTCCAAGCTCGCGGACGGCCACCTGGACCTGCACTCCGGCCGGTCGCAGGTGAACCTGGAGTTCCTGGCGTCGCTGGCGCCCGACCTGGCCGCCGAGATCCGCGAGGCGAACACCGCGCTCGGGGCGTTGCGCGTGTGCCAGGCGGCCGGTGTGCCCTTGGGCGACCTGATCGCCGCGCGCGCCAAGGAAACCGCCGACGGTGTCCTGCGCGGCACGCCGGTGGCCGTGGACATCGTGGTGATCGACCGCGCGGGCGTGATCGTCGGCCGGGCCTAGGCATCCGGCCAGGTCCGAACTCCGAACCGACGGCCACAGCGGGCGCGGGTCCGGCCGGACGTCCGGCGTGCCGGGCGCCTCTTCGGACGCCCGCCCGGCGCTCAGGACCGGCACCGGGCCGCCGAGTACAGGTGGCTGTCGACGAACCCCTCGGCCGCCAGCACCCGGCCCACCACGATGATCGCGGTCCGGCGCACGCCCGCGTCCAGCACCTGTCCGGCGATGTCGGCGAGCGTGCCGCGCAGCACGAGTTCGTCCTCGCGACTGGCCCGGGCGACCACCGCGACCGGGCAGTCCGGTCCGTAGTGCGGCAGCAGGTCCGCGACCACCTCGGTGATCCGCTGCACGGCCAGGTGCAGCACGAGCGTGGACCCGGTGCGCCCCAACGACTCCAGATCTTCACCGGGCGGCATGGGCGTGGCGCGTGCGGCCGTGCGGGTGAGCACCACGGTCTGCCCGACGCCGGGCACGGTCAGTTCCCGCTTGAGGCTCGCGGCGGCGGCGGCGAACGCGGGCACGCCCGGCGTCACGTCGTAGGGCACGCCGAGCGCGTCGAGCCGCCGCATCTGCTCGGCCATGGCGCTGAACACCGACGGGTCGCCCGAGTGCAGGCGGGCCACGGCGTGCCCGGCCTCGTGGGCGGCCAGCAGTTCGGCCACGATCTCGTCGAGCGTGAGGTTCGCGGTGTCGACCAGCCGCGCGCCCGGCGGACAGTGGTCGAGCACCTCGACGGGCACCAACGCGCCCGCGTACAGGCAGACCGGCGCGGCGGCGATGAGCCTGGCCGCGCGCAACGTCAACAGGTCGGCCGCGCCCGGCCCGGCGCCGATGAAGTGGACGGTCACGGGATCTCCTTCTCCACCGGCACGATCGCCGCGCCGACTGCCCGGGTGGTCACGGGAACTCCTTGCGCACGGACCAGATCGTCACCGGCAGCTGCGGGCGCCACGCGGTGAACCCGCCGACGGCCGCGTCCCGGCTCACCTCGATCCGGGTGAGCGAGCCGCCCAGCTCGCGCTGCCACCGCGTCAGCACCGCCTCGGACTCCAGGGTGACCGCGTTGGCCACGAGCCGTCCGCCGGTTTTCACGGCACGCCAACAGGTTTCCACCGCACCCTCGGCCGTGACGCCACCGCCGATGAACACCGCGTCGGGCGCTTCGAAGTCGAGCACGTCGGGGCTCTCCCCCACCACCACCCGGATCGTCGGCACGCCCAGGCTCCGGGCGTTGCGCGTGATCCGGGCGGCCCGGGATTCGTTGCGCTCCACGGCGATCGCCCGACAGGTCGGGTGCACCCGCGACCACTCCACGGCGAGGGAACCCGACCCCGCGCCGACGTCCCACAGCAACTCGCCCGGCCGGGGCGCGAGCAGGGCCAGGGTCACCGCGCGCACCTCGCGCTTGGTGAGCTGGCCGTCGTGCTCGTAGGCGTCGTCGGGCAGGCCGGGCACGAGCGCGTACCCGCCTTCGCCGCACTCCACCGCCAGCACGTGCAGCGGGTCGGCGGACGGCAGGTCGTGGTGCACGCGTTCGAGCGGGCCGCCGAGCTGTTCCAGCACGGTGATCCGCGCGTCCCTGGCCACGGCCGCGACCTCGGCGGGCACGCCGCCCAGCACCAGCACGCGCCGTCCGGGGTGCAGGAACGGCACCAGCGCCGCCGTCGGCCGACCGACCAGGCTCACCACGTCGACCGCGTCCAGCGCCCAGCCGAGCCGGGCGCAGGCCAGCGACGCGGACGACGGGTGCGGCACGGCCTTGACGCTCCCGGCGCCCAGCAGCCGCACCAGCGTCGAGCCGATGCCGTGGAACATCGGGTCCCCGCTGGCCAGCACGCACACGGCTTTGCCCGCCAGATCGTCGAGCAACGCCGGCAGGTTGGCCAGCAGCGGCGAGGGCAGCTTCACCCGCTCGTACTGGCCGGGCACGAGGGCCAGCTGCCGCCCGCTGCCCACGAGCACGTCGTGCGTGGCGACGAGGTGGCGGGTCGCGTCCGGCAGGCCGCCCCAGCCGTCCGCGCCGATGCCGACGACGGTGATCACACCGTGCCCAGCGCGCGGGTGACGACGATCTCGATCACGGCCCGCTCCGGGTTGGGTCGCGGCGTGCGGTAGCGGCGGGCGTAGCGCTCCTCCGCGTCGGCGACCGACGCGGCGTCGGTGCGCAGCACGGCCGTGCCCTCCAGCGTCGACCACCGGGCGCCGTCGACCTGGCACACGACGGCACGGCCCGTGGCCACGACGTTGCGCGCCTTGCGCGACCCGCGCGAGGTGATCACCCGGGCGACGCCCGCGGCCACGTCCAGCGTGACGCCGACCGGGACCACGTGCGGTGTGCCGTCCGGTCGCAGCGTGGTCAGCGTGCACAGGTGGCGCTCGGCCCAGAACGTCGCGAAGTCCTCGCCCTTGCTCGACAACATGGGTGCATCATGCGACATCGACCCGCTACGCTGAAAACGTGACGCAGCGATTTAGCCGCCCCCGGCCGGGAATCCCGGCCCTCGGGGCCGTGCGCTAGTCCACCCGCGGTCCCGTCGGCGGACCGGCGCGGGGGTTTCCTCCGTCCACGCCGTTCCCGAGGGGATTCACCCGATGTCACGTGATCTCAGCGATCCCGCGTACGGTCCGCACGCGATGCAGGTCCTGCTCGACGAAGTCCTGGCCGCCCTGCCCGGCGAGGTCCGGGTGGTCCGCGACCACCCCGAGGTGTCCGTCGACGACAACTACACCCGGCTCGGCTACCCGCCGGACGCGATCACCCGCGACGCCCGGTACACCCGCTACACCACGCCCGGACGCATGCTGCGCAGCCACACGACCGCGATGGTGCCGCCCGCGTTGCGCCTGCTTTCCCGGGATGACTGGGCGGACGTCACGCTCGCGTGCGCCGGCATGGTGTTCCGGCGGGACGTGATCGACCGGGTGCACTCCGGGACGCCCCACCAACTCGACCTGTGGCGGATCACGCGCACCCGCCACGACCTGCTGTCCTGGGTGGACACCGTGCTGGGCGCGGCGGTGCCGGGCCTGGAGTACCGCACGGTGCCCGCCACGCACCCGTACACGACGTCCGGGATCCAGGTGGACGTGCGGGTCGACGGGCAGTGGCTGGAGGTGGGCGAGGGTGGTGCAGCGGCTGCGGCCGTGCTGCGCGGTGCGTGGCTGCCGGAAAACGCGCACGGACTGGCGTTCGGGCTCGGGCTCGACCGGTTGTTGATGCTGCGCAAGGGCGTGCCCGACATCCGGTTGCTGTCGTCCACCGAGCCCCGGGTCGCCGCGCAGATGCTCGACCTCGCACCGTACCGGGCCGTGTCGCGGCATCCGGCCGTGGTGCGCGACGTCTCCGTGGCCGTCGATCCCGGGCACGACGGCGAGACCCTGGGTGACGTGGTGCGGGCCGCGGCGGGCGACCTCGTGGAGGAGGTGACCGTGCTGTCGCGGACGCCGGTGGCGGAGCTGCCCGCGGTGGCCGTGGCGCGGTTGGGCGCGAAAACGGGTCAGCAGAACGTGCTGTTGCGCCTGCTGCTGCGGCACCCGACCCGGACTTTGACCGACGCGGAGGCCAACCGGGCCCGGGACGCCGTCTACGCGGCGATTGTTGAACGATCCAGTCATTGAACAATCGCACCCGTCGGCCGCGGGATTGTCAGGGACCCCGGCTGCGGGGAATCTTCTCGGTAACGGAATCGTTGTAGGCGGTGACCGGAGCCGATCCCGGCGTGACGAGGAGGACCGATGGCCACGGTTGAGCTGACCGCGGAGAACTTCGACGAGGTGATCGGCGGGTCCGACCTGGTGCTGGTCGACTTCTGGGCGTCCTGGTGCGGTCCGTGCCGCCAGTTCGCGCCGGTGTTCGAGAAGTCCGCGCAGAAGCACGACGACATCGTGTTCGGCAAGGTCGACACCGA includes the following:
- a CDS encoding precorrin-2 C(20)-methyltransferase, giving the protein MTGRLYGVGVGPGDPELVTVKAARLIRDADVVVYHSARHGRSVARGIAEPYLREGQVEEQLVYPVTTEDSDDYQGEMDAFYAECAARLAAHLDAGRDVVVLAAGDPLFYGSYMHLHKRLAHRYETEVVPGVTSVSAGAAVLGTPLVERDEVLTVLPGTLPPAALVGHLSHGDPVAIMKLGRTFPAVREALERTGRLDEAWYVERATTGRQRTAPLSEVDPDGVPYFSLALLPSGPPAPTGEGEVVVVGLGPAGPEWLTPQARRALAEADDLVGYVTYLDRVPVSARQRRHASDNRVESERAAFALDLAKRGRRVAVVSSGDPGVFAMASAVLEVAAEPEYADVPVRVLPGLTAAHAVASRAGAPLGHDYAVVSLSDRLKPWEVIAERLEAAARADLVLALYNPASRTRTWQVAAARDLLLAHRSPDTPVVIGRDVGGPEETVRVVRLADLDATTVDMRCLLIVGSSRTRISARGTVFTPRRYPR
- a CDS encoding cobalt-precorrin-6A reductase, with the translated sequence MRTLLVLGGTGEGRALAAALTGLRVVSSLAGRVAAPRLPVGEVRIGGFGGVPGLLAYLRREAVDAVVDATHPFAGRITANAFAATREAGVPFLLLRRPGWTPVPGDDWHWVDSVREAAAAVAGRRAFITTGRQELAAFASGVARTVDPPDPPVPGVQVLLDRGPYTVDGELELLRAHGIEVVVTKDSGGAMTAAKLAAARHLGLPVVLVRRPPVPDAPSVGTVGEAVAWLTGGSGAG
- a CDS encoding cobalt-precorrin-5B (C(1))-methyltransferase, producing the protein MVTLRFGWTTGACATAATTAAYTALLTGEFPDPVGITLPKGRTPEFALAREELHADRAMAAVVKDAGDDPDVTHGALVRATVTHGEPGSGVVFRAGPGVGTVTKPGLPLDVGEPAINPVPRRLMREHVARVAADHGGTGDVVVEVSVDHGEELAKRTWNPRLGILGGLSILGTTGVVVPYSCSAWIDSIRRGVDVARAAGYTHVAGCTGSTSEKVAAELHGLPEDALLDMGDFAGAVLKYLKRHPVPRLTIAGGVGKLSKLADGHLDLHSGRSQVNLEFLASLAPDLAAEIREANTALGALRVCQAAGVPLGDLIAARAKETADGVLRGTPVAVDIVVIDRAGVIVGRA
- the cobM gene encoding precorrin-4 C(11)-methyltransferase encodes the protein MTVHFIGAGPGAADLLTLRAARLIAAAPVCLYAGALVPVEVLDHCPPGARLVDTANLTLDEIVAELLAAHEAGHAVARLHSGDPSVFSAMAEQMRRLDALGVPYDVTPGVPAFAAAAASLKRELTVPGVGQTVVLTRTAARATPMPPGEDLESLGRTGSTLVLHLAVQRITEVVADLLPHYGPDCPVAVVARASREDELVLRGTLADIAGQVLDAGVRRTAIIVVGRVLAAEGFVDSHLYSAARCRS
- the cbiE gene encoding precorrin-6y C5,15-methyltransferase (decarboxylating) subunit CbiE, with the translated sequence MITVVGIGADGWGGLPDATRHLVATHDVLVGSGRQLALVPGQYERVKLPSPLLANLPALLDDLAGKAVCVLASGDPMFHGIGSTLVRLLGAGSVKAVPHPSSASLACARLGWALDAVDVVSLVGRPTAALVPFLHPGRRVLVLGGVPAEVAAVARDARITVLEQLGGPLERVHHDLPSADPLHVLAVECGEGGYALVPGLPDDAYEHDGQLTKREVRAVTLALLAPRPGELLWDVGAGSGSLAVEWSRVHPTCRAIAVERNESRAARITRNARSLGVPTIRVVVGESPDVLDFEAPDAVFIGGGVTAEGAVETCWRAVKTGGRLVANAVTLESEAVLTRWQRELGGSLTRIEVSRDAAVGGFTAWRPQLPVTIWSVRKEFP
- a CDS encoding pyridoxamine 5'-phosphate oxidase family protein, whose protein sequence is MLSSKGEDFATFWAERHLCTLTTLRPDGTPHVVPVGVTLDVAAGVARVITSRGSRKARNVVATGRAVVCQVDGARWSTLEGTAVLRTDAASVADAEERYARRYRTPRPNPERAVIEIVVTRALGTV
- the srmL gene encoding PheS-related mystery ligase SrmL — translated: MSRDLSDPAYGPHAMQVLLDEVLAALPGEVRVVRDHPEVSVDDNYTRLGYPPDAITRDARYTRYTTPGRMLRSHTTAMVPPALRLLSRDDWADVTLACAGMVFRRDVIDRVHSGTPHQLDLWRITRTRHDLLSWVDTVLGAAVPGLEYRTVPATHPYTTSGIQVDVRVDGQWLEVGEGGAAAAAVLRGAWLPENAHGLAFGLGLDRLLMLRKGVPDIRLLSSTEPRVAAQMLDLAPYRAVSRHPAVVRDVSVAVDPGHDGETLGDVVRAAAGDLVEEVTVLSRTPVAELPAVAVARLGAKTGQQNVLLRLLLRHPTRTLTDAEANRARDAVYAAIVERSSH